The following coding sequences lie in one Hyalangium ruber genomic window:
- a CDS encoding zinc-ribbon domain-containing protein encodes MIVKCEQCQTRFKIPDEKVTDKGVKVRCTKCGHTFRVTKESAAAATGAPAPVPPVPGAPSGDAGFDPFARFGTAPEPKGVQVTRPGFFAEGVEASRTAPPPGLPPAPWNAPDSGVEEDAFQETTRVMPHLPVPMEARPPVPSLPPVGFDFDAPEALPAPAPPRGATPVPGQGFAPRGATPVPGQGFAPRGATPVPGQGLPGARGAAPMPGGIPAVSPVAPKAGANPVAPAAKRPSTAGMPRPGALSAAPGVAAPARPAPKPAAPAPAAASVPPAADLFAEFFSGAPGAPAVPLPDLPPPSATPAPLTPAPVKASGGSPLAPFGAPDKGAFGAVDMDLSEPPPDLGPPPEFDSDPMFSEPAPTPVAPPPPVAPPPPAPMAMGRPTPLPVAPTPGRPLAPPAAAPPKGRAPAAQTAAPAMGRMAPPAMAPPAMAPPAMAPPAMAPPAVHAPVSASPFADEDPFGPSNADFSEPAPDFEQPLAPPPAAPVPAPAPALSALPFADEDPFGTAGVDLNAPPPDEAPAPAYAAAPLPVPSPPGAGAPMDEFAPPGPMEFGFADEQLPSGSAPMADPFAAPAPGGGMDDPFAAPAPGGGMDDPFAAQAAAALDDPFAPQASDAGAMPDPFAAPASAGTMDDPFAAAAASAGGMADPFATAEPAFSPTETGRQMIGGPEQGFLTQTDTSHQTISPTDTGRSMLEFPPRGGAEMQVEGEGGGHAVGSRELIDLPSQPEAAQAAPSMPAPNLASPAIARPAGRPADMGIPERRKPTAAQQVTGQVAYLTIAAGLLLAIMAVSGVYVKQGRVDISALSPGELMKLVTPSDFAMRNVTNGLYDTRGGNPVFYVRGEVENRASKPMRVKVRASLYDGGQRVKSEEGLAGVTATAEDLHVITSPEASAQLRSRLDAGSTVIAPGGRAPFALVFQEYPQEQLADFRLKVTMEPALEEGGKP; translated from the coding sequence ATGATCGTCAAGTGTGAGCAGTGTCAGACGCGGTTCAAGATCCCCGATGAGAAGGTGACGGACAAGGGGGTCAAGGTCCGCTGTACCAAGTGTGGCCACACCTTCCGCGTCACGAAGGAGTCGGCGGCCGCCGCTACCGGTGCGCCCGCGCCGGTTCCTCCCGTTCCTGGCGCGCCCTCGGGCGATGCCGGGTTCGACCCCTTCGCGCGCTTCGGCACCGCCCCAGAGCCCAAGGGCGTCCAGGTCACTCGGCCCGGCTTCTTCGCCGAGGGTGTCGAGGCCAGCCGCACGGCGCCCCCGCCCGGCCTGCCGCCAGCGCCGTGGAACGCTCCGGACTCGGGCGTGGAGGAGGACGCCTTCCAGGAGACCACGCGGGTCATGCCGCACCTGCCGGTCCCCATGGAGGCGCGGCCCCCTGTGCCGTCCCTGCCGCCCGTGGGGTTCGACTTCGATGCGCCGGAGGCCTTGCCTGCTCCGGCCCCGCCTCGCGGAGCCACGCCTGTCCCCGGCCAGGGCTTCGCGCCTCGCGGAGCCACGCCTGTCCCCGGCCAGGGCTTCGCGCCCCGTGGGGCGACGCCCGTTCCCGGCCAGGGATTGCCAGGAGCCAGGGGCGCGGCGCCGATGCCGGGTGGCATTCCCGCTGTCTCTCCCGTGGCGCCCAAGGCTGGGGCGAACCCGGTGGCGCCCGCGGCCAAGCGGCCCTCCACGGCGGGCATGCCCCGGCCTGGGGCGCTTTCCGCTGCCCCGGGCGTCGCGGCTCCCGCGCGACCGGCGCCCAAGCCCGCGGCTCCCGCGCCGGCCGCGGCTTCCGTTCCTCCCGCGGCGGACCTGTTCGCTGAGTTCTTCTCCGGAGCGCCTGGAGCGCCCGCCGTTCCGCTGCCGGACCTGCCTCCGCCCAGCGCCACCCCCGCGCCCCTGACCCCCGCGCCCGTGAAGGCGTCGGGCGGCTCACCCCTCGCGCCGTTTGGCGCCCCGGACAAGGGGGCCTTCGGCGCGGTGGACATGGACCTGAGCGAGCCTCCGCCCGACCTCGGTCCTCCGCCGGAGTTCGACTCCGACCCCATGTTCTCGGAGCCCGCGCCCACGCCCGTGGCGCCGCCTCCGCCCGTGGCGCCACCTCCGCCCGCGCCCATGGCCATGGGCCGGCCGACGCCGCTTCCGGTGGCTCCCACCCCGGGGCGGCCTCTCGCGCCGCCCGCCGCCGCTCCTCCGAAGGGGCGCGCCCCCGCGGCGCAGACGGCTGCGCCCGCGATGGGACGCATGGCTCCTCCGGCCATGGCACCGCCCGCGATGGCTCCTCCGGCCATGGCGCCTCCCGCGATGGCTCCGCCCGCGGTACACGCGCCGGTGTCGGCCTCGCCCTTCGCGGATGAGGATCCCTTCGGTCCGTCGAATGCCGACTTCAGCGAGCCGGCACCCGACTTCGAGCAACCGCTCGCGCCCCCGCCCGCTGCGCCCGTACCCGCGCCCGCGCCCGCACTCTCGGCCCTGCCCTTCGCGGACGAGGATCCGTTCGGCACGGCTGGGGTGGACCTGAACGCCCCGCCCCCCGACGAGGCCCCCGCGCCTGCTTACGCGGCGGCGCCCCTGCCGGTTCCGTCTCCGCCGGGAGCGGGCGCTCCCATGGACGAGTTCGCTCCTCCGGGCCCCATGGAGTTCGGGTTCGCCGATGAGCAGCTCCCCTCGGGGTCCGCGCCCATGGCCGACCCGTTCGCGGCGCCTGCGCCTGGCGGAGGCATGGACGATCCGTTCGCGGCGCCTGCGCCCGGCGGAGGCATGGACGATCCGTTCGCGGCCCAAGCCGCGGCGGCCCTGGACGACCCATTCGCGCCGCAAGCTTCCGACGCCGGCGCCATGCCGGATCCGTTCGCCGCGCCGGCCTCGGCAGGCACCATGGACGATCCGTTCGCGGCGGCGGCCGCCTCCGCGGGCGGCATGGCCGATCCGTTCGCGACGGCGGAGCCTGCCTTCTCGCCCACGGAGACAGGGCGCCAGATGATTGGAGGCCCCGAGCAGGGCTTCCTCACCCAGACCGATACGAGCCACCAGACCATCAGCCCCACCGACACAGGGCGCTCCATGCTCGAGTTCCCGCCTCGCGGGGGCGCGGAGATGCAGGTGGAGGGCGAGGGCGGTGGGCACGCGGTGGGCTCTCGCGAGCTGATCGATCTGCCGTCCCAGCCCGAGGCGGCACAGGCCGCCCCGTCGATGCCCGCGCCGAACCTGGCCTCTCCCGCCATCGCCCGTCCCGCGGGCCGTCCGGCGGACATGGGCATCCCCGAGCGGCGCAAGCCGACCGCGGCCCAGCAGGTGACGGGGCAGGTGGCCTACCTCACCATCGCCGCGGGGCTGCTGCTGGCCATCATGGCCGTCAGCGGGGTGTACGTGAAGCAGGGCAGGGTGGACATCTCCGCCCTGTCGCCGGGGGAGCTGATGAAGCTGGTGACTCCCAGCGACTTCGCCATGCGCAACGTCACCAACGGCCTCTATGACACGCGCGGGGGCAACCCGGTCTTCTACGTCCGCGGAGAGGTGGAGAACCGCGCCTCGAAGCCCATGCGCGTCAAGGTGCGGGCCTCGCTCTATGACGGCGGCCAGCGCGTGAAGTCCGAGGAGGGGCTTGCCGGAGTCACGGCCACGGCCGAGGATCTCCACGTCATCACCAGCCCCGAGGCCTCGGCGCAGCTGCGCTCCCGCCTGGATGCCGGCTCCACGGTCATCGCTCCCGGAGGCCGGGCGCCCTTCGCGCTCGTCTTCCAGGAGTACCCCCAGGAGCAGCTCGCCGACTTCCGGCTCAAGGTGACGATGGAGCCCGCCCTCGAAGAGGGAGGCAAGCCGTAG
- a CDS encoding ArsA family ATPase — translation MSDTALSAALANKRVLVCVGSGGVGKTTVSATLALRAAVDGRSSLVCTIDPAKRLANALGLSALGNAETQVPATVLKSLGVHPKASLYAMMLDMKQTWDDLITRFAPPDQRERILGNRFYQSLSTALAGSQEYIALEKLWDLRRRSAYELIVLDTPPTAHALDFLDAPNRILDFLDNEAAKWLLAPALKAGKFGLSLFNLGSSYMAKTLSKFTGTETLQELSSFMLAISSMNEGFRERARGVRELLRDKQTGFVLVTGPHSERLDEVTHFHSLLKQNQMEVLALVVNRVHPLPPPELWKEAESLTPARRDKMVETLNELKVLAEQDAAAIQQLEAACPGTPIIRVPRFDLDVHDLTALWRTGLFLLGNTPFP, via the coding sequence ATGAGCGACACGGCCCTCTCCGCCGCGCTGGCGAACAAGCGCGTCCTGGTCTGCGTCGGCTCGGGCGGCGTGGGGAAGACCACGGTGTCGGCCACCCTGGCGCTGCGTGCCGCGGTGGATGGGCGCTCCAGCCTGGTGTGTACCATCGACCCGGCGAAGCGGCTGGCCAACGCCCTGGGGCTCAGCGCCCTGGGCAACGCCGAGACGCAGGTGCCCGCCACGGTGCTCAAGAGCCTGGGCGTCCACCCCAAGGCCTCGCTGTACGCGATGATGCTGGACATGAAGCAGACGTGGGACGACCTGATTACGCGGTTCGCCCCACCCGACCAGCGCGAGCGCATCCTCGGCAACCGCTTCTACCAGTCGCTCTCCACCGCGCTGGCTGGCAGCCAGGAGTACATCGCACTGGAGAAGCTGTGGGACCTGCGCCGCCGCAGCGCCTACGAGCTCATCGTCCTGGACACACCGCCCACCGCGCACGCGCTGGACTTCCTGGACGCGCCCAACCGCATCCTGGACTTCCTGGACAACGAGGCGGCCAAGTGGCTGCTGGCGCCGGCGCTCAAGGCGGGCAAGTTCGGCCTGTCGCTCTTCAACCTCGGCAGCAGCTACATGGCCAAGACGCTCTCCAAGTTCACGGGAACGGAGACGCTCCAGGAGCTGTCCAGCTTCATGCTGGCCATCTCCTCCATGAACGAGGGCTTCCGGGAGCGCGCTCGGGGCGTGCGCGAGCTGCTGAGGGACAAGCAGACGGGCTTCGTCCTCGTCACCGGCCCGCACTCGGAGCGGCTCGACGAGGTAACGCACTTCCACTCCCTGCTGAAGCAGAACCAGATGGAGGTGCTGGCGCTGGTGGTCAACCGCGTCCACCCCCTGCCGCCGCCGGAGCTGTGGAAGGAAGCGGAGAGCCTCACCCCCGCGCGCCGCGACAAGATGGTGGAGACGCTGAACGAGCTGAAGGTGCTGGCCGAGCAGGACGCCGCCGCCATCCAGCAGCTCGAGGCCGCCTGCCCGGGCACGCCCATCATCCGGGTGCCCCGCTTCGACCTGGACGTTCACGACCTGACAGCCCTGTGGCGCACGGGCCTCTTCCTGCTGGGGAACACGCCGTTTCCCTGA
- a CDS encoding ParA family protein, whose protein sequence is MRRIAFINEKGGTGKTTLAVNTAAWLAQEAGLKVLLVDMDTQGHSGKSLGVDVRTLPRNVFHLLTDSRVQLEEVVQPSAVPGLSVLPSYKEMADFPVEVAQDARRSHRLADRLAPAEAAGFQAIVFDAPPSMGLTTRNILVAASEVVVPVALTYLALDGCAEMVETVRKVGEAEGRPDLRVTKVVPTLYRKTALADAILERLKAYFPDSLASTPLGFNVKIDEAQSHGKTIWEYAPKSRGAEMLAAIAREIHEAPAASKKKKQAPRVA, encoded by the coding sequence ATGCGGCGCATCGCGTTCATCAACGAGAAGGGTGGCACCGGCAAGACGACGCTCGCGGTGAACACCGCCGCGTGGCTCGCCCAGGAAGCCGGGCTCAAGGTGCTCCTCGTGGACATGGACACCCAGGGGCACTCCGGGAAATCCCTGGGCGTGGATGTGCGCACGCTGCCGCGCAACGTCTTCCACCTGCTCACCGACAGCCGCGTGCAGCTGGAAGAGGTGGTGCAGCCCTCGGCCGTGCCCGGGCTGAGCGTGCTGCCCTCTTATAAGGAGATGGCGGACTTCCCCGTGGAGGTGGCCCAGGACGCGCGCCGCTCCCACCGGCTGGCCGACCGGCTGGCTCCGGCGGAGGCGGCCGGCTTCCAGGCCATCGTCTTCGATGCGCCGCCCTCCATGGGGCTCACCACCCGCAACATCCTCGTGGCGGCCTCGGAGGTGGTGGTGCCGGTGGCGCTCACGTACCTGGCGCTCGATGGGTGCGCGGAGATGGTGGAGACGGTGCGCAAGGTGGGCGAGGCCGAGGGCCGGCCCGACCTGCGCGTCACCAAGGTGGTGCCCACGCTCTACCGGAAGACGGCCCTGGCCGACGCCATCCTCGAGCGGCTCAAGGCCTACTTCCCCGACTCGCTCGCCTCCACGCCCCTGGGTTTCAACGTGAAGATCGACGAGGCCCAGAGCCACGGGAAGACGATCTGGGAGTACGCCCCCAAGAGCCGCGGCGCGGAGATGCTCGCGGCCATCGCTCGGGAGATCCACGAGGCGCCCGCCGCTTCCAAGAAGAAGAAGCAGGCGCCCCGCGTGGCGTGA
- a CDS encoding MXAN_5808 family serine peptidase, whose protein sequence is MPRTLRRIIAVAFLLGAWALVGSDGAPIPLTMAAAEASQSASGSAAQKGEKAPHELSSLRVFTKVILYVKDNYVDPKRVKPKEMMISALEYVEKSVPDVLVEGNAETGKLALNVNGKTRDFDISHVDSLWKMSFTLKDVFDFISKNMRPIEDTRDIEYAAVNGMLSTLDPHSVLLRPELYREMKLSTKGEFGGLGFVIQMREGNLTVVKVLPKTPAHRAGIQKDDQIKKISEESTVNMDLNEAVSKLRGPVDSRVTITVERKGWDKPRVMTLARAMISIESVQHKLLSQNVGYVRLKNFQGNTTRDLESALEDLRKASEAKGSPMKGLVLDMRGNPGGLLEQAIQVSDTFLSNGVIVATVGLSDKLREEKRARPTDGEDKYPIAVLVNAGSASASEIVAGALKNLDRAVIIGRQTFGKGSVQVLYDFPDDSALKLTIAKYLTPGDKSIQEVGIVPDIQLIPTRVTEERLDVFAPRRTIGEADLDQHFGNPDSDKVAKKREDVLDREKPLESLKYLKVDEKAQATVAKKEAEKEKAAPKTAQKDAKDGKDAKGSKGPNPLLDVDVAGQGEDLDDQLDAESQDEIKEDFEVLFARDFVLKATSSNRQEQLKQGKAFIEQKRQEEEQRINSAIAALGIDWSPGATPKNVQLEATFSPSSDKPIHAGESMEMVLTAENKSSEPLKRVHAWTESDNAYLDRREFLFGALAPGEKKTWKVQVKLPKDMTSRRDDVTVKFYDDNGALPKTLVSEVGFLELPRPAFAFSWQVLDDCQACNGDGVAQRGESVTVVLDVTNVGTGVAMDSFATIKNAGDPNIFIEKGRFKLGELAAGETKTARFQLEVKKPYKGDTFPLKLAIIDEPLEEFVTEKLQLPVTEAPVAAFEPAKTVVKLAEKTELYGSAVADSRPVARVGMQSLVTATAVSKGFYKVSLADDRFAFVRASEVREVKGGKATPIKKLDLLTTLSPPDIRLDVDPSQGGVMANGERFTLSGTVTDPNGLLDVYVLVNDQKVYFKAVDPKGEEPQKLKFSADFALKEGNNNILVVARESADFASRKTLVVRRRPEAVAQKLATTPSPVQPTKTP, encoded by the coding sequence ATGCCGCGAACGCTTCGCCGGATCATCGCCGTCGCCTTTCTCCTCGGCGCCTGGGCCCTCGTGGGCAGCGACGGGGCACCCATTCCCCTGACGATGGCAGCCGCCGAGGCGAGCCAGAGCGCGAGCGGCTCGGCTGCTCAGAAGGGGGAGAAGGCACCGCACGAGCTGTCCTCCCTGCGCGTCTTCACGAAGGTCATCCTCTACGTGAAGGACAACTACGTCGACCCCAAGCGCGTGAAGCCCAAGGAGATGATGATCTCCGCGCTGGAGTACGTGGAGAAGAGCGTCCCGGACGTGCTCGTCGAGGGCAACGCGGAGACGGGCAAGCTGGCGCTCAACGTCAACGGCAAGACGCGTGACTTCGACATCAGCCACGTGGACTCGCTGTGGAAGATGTCCTTCACGCTCAAGGACGTCTTCGACTTCATCTCCAAGAACATGCGTCCCATCGAGGACACGCGGGACATCGAGTACGCGGCCGTCAACGGCATGCTCTCCACGCTGGACCCGCACTCGGTGCTGCTGCGGCCCGAGCTGTACCGGGAGATGAAGCTGTCCACCAAGGGTGAGTTCGGTGGCCTGGGCTTCGTCATCCAGATGCGCGAGGGCAACCTCACCGTGGTGAAGGTGCTGCCCAAGACGCCGGCGCACCGCGCGGGCATCCAGAAGGACGACCAGATCAAGAAGATCTCCGAGGAGTCCACGGTGAACATGGACCTCAACGAGGCCGTGTCCAAGCTGCGTGGGCCGGTGGACAGCCGCGTCACCATCACCGTGGAGCGCAAGGGCTGGGACAAGCCCCGCGTCATGACGCTGGCGCGCGCGATGATTTCGATCGAGAGCGTGCAGCACAAGCTGCTCTCGCAGAACGTGGGCTACGTTCGGCTGAAGAACTTCCAGGGCAACACCACGAGGGATCTCGAGTCGGCGCTGGAGGATCTGCGCAAGGCCTCCGAGGCCAAGGGCAGCCCGATGAAGGGCCTGGTGCTGGACATGCGTGGCAACCCGGGCGGCCTGCTGGAGCAGGCCATCCAGGTGTCGGACACGTTCCTGTCCAACGGCGTCATCGTCGCGACGGTGGGCCTGTCGGACAAGCTGCGCGAGGAGAAGCGCGCGCGTCCCACGGACGGCGAGGACAAGTACCCCATCGCGGTGCTGGTGAACGCGGGCAGTGCCTCGGCCTCGGAGATCGTCGCCGGCGCGCTGAAGAACCTGGACCGCGCCGTCATCATCGGCCGGCAGACGTTCGGCAAGGGCAGCGTGCAGGTGCTCTATGACTTCCCGGATGACAGCGCGCTGAAGCTGACGATCGCCAAGTACCTGACGCCTGGCGACAAGTCGATCCAGGAGGTCGGTATCGTCCCGGACATCCAGCTGATTCCCACGCGCGTCACCGAGGAGCGCCTGGACGTGTTCGCCCCGCGCCGCACCATCGGCGAGGCGGACCTGGATCAGCACTTCGGCAACCCGGACTCCGACAAGGTGGCCAAGAAGCGCGAGGACGTGCTGGACCGCGAGAAGCCGCTGGAGAGCCTGAAGTACCTCAAGGTGGACGAGAAGGCGCAGGCCACCGTCGCCAAGAAGGAGGCCGAGAAGGAGAAGGCCGCTCCGAAGACGGCGCAGAAGGATGCCAAGGACGGCAAGGACGCCAAGGGCTCCAAGGGACCCAACCCGCTGTTGGACGTGGACGTGGCCGGCCAGGGTGAGGACCTGGACGACCAGCTGGACGCCGAGAGCCAGGACGAGATCAAGGAGGACTTCGAGGTCCTCTTCGCCCGCGACTTCGTGCTCAAGGCGACCTCGAGCAACCGCCAGGAGCAGCTCAAGCAGGGCAAGGCCTTCATCGAGCAGAAGCGCCAGGAGGAGGAGCAGCGCATCAACTCCGCCATCGCCGCGCTGGGCATCGACTGGAGCCCGGGTGCCACGCCGAAGAACGTGCAGCTGGAGGCCACCTTCTCTCCGAGCTCCGACAAGCCCATCCACGCCGGTGAGTCGATGGAGATGGTGCTGACGGCGGAGAACAAGAGCAGCGAGCCGCTCAAGCGCGTGCATGCGTGGACCGAGAGCGACAACGCCTACCTGGATCGCCGCGAGTTCCTCTTCGGCGCGCTGGCGCCGGGCGAGAAGAAGACGTGGAAGGTGCAGGTGAAGCTGCCCAAGGACATGACCTCACGCCGCGACGACGTGACGGTGAAGTTCTATGACGACAATGGCGCGCTGCCCAAGACGCTGGTGAGCGAGGTGGGCTTCCTGGAGCTGCCCCGCCCGGCCTTCGCCTTCAGCTGGCAGGTGCTGGACGACTGCCAGGCCTGCAACGGTGATGGCGTGGCCCAGCGTGGCGAGAGCGTCACCGTGGTGCTGGACGTGACGAACGTGGGCACCGGCGTGGCGATGGACTCGTTCGCGACGATCAAGAACGCGGGCGACCCGAACATCTTTATCGAGAAGGGCCGCTTCAAGCTGGGCGAGCTGGCCGCGGGCGAGACGAAGACGGCGCGCTTCCAGCTCGAGGTGAAGAAGCCCTACAAGGGCGACACCTTCCCGCTGAAGCTGGCCATCATCGACGAGCCGCTGGAGGAGTTCGTCACCGAGAAGCTGCAGCTGCCGGTGACCGAGGCGCCCGTCGCGGCGTTCGAGCCGGCCAAGACGGTGGTGAAGCTGGCGGAGAAGACCGAGCTCTATGGCTCGGCGGTAGCCGATTCCCGGCCGGTGGCGCGTGTGGGCATGCAGTCGCTGGTGACCGCCACGGCGGTCTCCAAGGGCTTCTATAAGGTGTCCCTGGCCGACGATCGCTTCGCCTTCGTGCGCGCCTCGGAGGTCCGTGAGGTGAAGGGCGGCAAGGCGACGCCCATCAAGAAGCTGGACCTGCTCACCACCCTGTCTCCGCCGGACATCCGCCTGGACGTGGATCCGTCCCAGGGCGGGGTGATGGCCAACGGGGAGCGCTTCACCCTGTCGGGCACGGTGACGGACCCCAACGGCCTGCTGGACGTGTACGTGCTCGTCAACGACCAGAAGGTCTACTTCAAGGCGGTGGACCCCAAGGGCGAGGAGCCCCAGAAGCTGAAGTTCTCCGCGGACTTCGCGCTGAAGGAGGGCAACAACAACATCCTCGTGGTGGCGCGTGAGAGCGCCGACTTCGCCAGCCGTAAGACGCTGGTGGTCCGGCGCCGGCCGGAGGCAGTGGCCCAGAAGCTGGCCACCACGCCCTCGCCGGTGCAGCCCACGAAGACGCCGTAG
- a CDS encoding glycerophosphodiester phosphodiesterase, with protein sequence MLLLAHRGASADAPENTLDAFAEAVKQGADGVELDAMVCGSGEVVVCHDERLDRLARLPWEVRTTPYWKLQRADVGSPLGFAPARIPLLEEVLDALPAHFLINIELKCDHFDDGGLAVKVAELVTRRGLAERVVVSSFNPLCLFRLAAAAPTLRRGFLIDPDKPWGPQAYVLTPLVSSHSVHPFHEACTPERVTDWNTAGLRVAVWTVDSPERARELEAMGISYLITNRPRALREGLRRAA encoded by the coding sequence ATGCTCCTGCTCGCCCACCGGGGTGCCAGCGCTGATGCTCCCGAGAACACCCTCGATGCCTTCGCCGAGGCCGTGAAGCAGGGGGCCGACGGCGTGGAGTTGGACGCCATGGTGTGCGGTTCGGGCGAGGTGGTGGTCTGCCATGACGAGCGGCTGGACCGCCTGGCGCGCCTGCCGTGGGAGGTGCGCACCACGCCCTATTGGAAGCTCCAGCGCGCGGACGTGGGCAGCCCCCTGGGCTTCGCCCCCGCGAGGATTCCCCTCCTGGAGGAGGTGCTGGATGCACTGCCCGCGCACTTCCTCATCAACATCGAGCTCAAGTGCGACCACTTCGATGACGGAGGGCTGGCGGTGAAGGTGGCGGAGCTGGTCACCCGGCGAGGACTGGCCGAGCGGGTGGTGGTCTCCAGCTTCAACCCCCTGTGCCTGTTCCGGCTGGCCGCCGCCGCGCCCACGCTGCGCCGGGGCTTCCTCATCGACCCGGACAAGCCGTGGGGCCCTCAGGCGTACGTGCTCACGCCGCTGGTCTCCTCGCACTCGGTACACCCGTTCCACGAGGCGTGTACCCCGGAGCGGGTGACGGACTGGAACACGGCGGGCCTGCGCGTGGCGGTGTGGACGGTGGACTCGCCCGAGCGCGCGCGGGAGCTGGAGGCGATGGGGATTTCCTACCTCATCACCAACCGGCCCCGCGCTCTGCGCGAGGGGCTGCGCCGGGCCGCCTGA
- a CDS encoding twin-arginine translocase TatA/TatE family subunit: MGLGLGEFIVLGFILVIVFSAARMGQLGNAVGKFVYSFRKASKGQDFVDVKPLPDSRRGTTDAEYTDSKRG, encoded by the coding sequence ATGGGGCTGGGCCTCGGAGAGTTCATCGTTCTCGGTTTCATCCTGGTGATCGTCTTCTCCGCCGCGAGGATGGGGCAGCTCGGCAACGCCGTGGGCAAGTTCGTCTACTCGTTCCGCAAGGCCTCCAAGGGCCAGGACTTCGTGGACGTGAAGCCCCTGCCCGACTCGCGCCGCGGCACCACCGACGCCGAGTACACCGACTCCAAGCGCGGCTAG
- a CDS encoding polyhydroxyalkanoate synthesis regulator DNA-binding domain-containing protein, with translation MSEAEQASSAPGGKEPKVIKRYTNRKLYDTVESRYVTLDEIAAMIKDGVEVRIVDNRTKEDLTSVTLAQIIFEEEKKKNQMPLAVLREIIRHPGESISGFIQKEVTPRVASIREEAESRLDKLLRRDEKRGDEPESEAPSEEAQPQPQEGQAGGATINPAELLKASQRAFEDFQKKIDERVRHVVENLTGNLPALGRDMQSLTQRLEELEKKLDELEKQGKS, from the coding sequence ATGAGCGAAGCAGAGCAGGCAAGCAGCGCTCCAGGCGGCAAGGAGCCGAAAGTCATCAAGCGGTACACCAACCGGAAGCTCTACGACACCGTGGAGAGCCGGTACGTCACGCTCGATGAGATCGCCGCGATGATTAAAGACGGCGTCGAGGTGCGAATTGTCGACAATCGCACGAAGGAGGATCTGACCTCCGTGACGCTCGCGCAGATCATCTTCGAGGAGGAGAAGAAGAAGAACCAGATGCCGCTGGCGGTGCTGCGCGAAATCATCCGCCACCCGGGCGAGTCCATCTCGGGCTTCATCCAGAAGGAAGTGACGCCGCGCGTGGCCTCCATCCGCGAGGAGGCGGAGTCGCGCCTGGACAAGCTCCTGCGGCGCGACGAGAAGCGCGGCGACGAGCCTGAGTCGGAGGCGCCTTCGGAAGAGGCCCAGCCCCAGCCGCAGGAGGGGCAGGCGGGCGGAGCGACCATCAACCCCGCGGAGCTGCTCAAGGCCAGCCAGCGCGCCTTCGAGGACTTCCAGAAGAAGATCGACGAGCGCGTGCGGCACGTCGTCGAGAACCTCACCGGCAACCTGCCGGCGCTCGGCCGCGACATGCAGTCGCTGACCCAGCGGCTCGAGGAGCTGGAGAAGAAGCTCGACGAGCTGGAGAAGCAGGGCAAGTCGTAA
- a CDS encoding ArsA family ATPase, which produces MAGLLDKRLWIVSGKGGVGKSTIAAALALRSARAGRRTLVCEVNTQERVSRFLERPPAGPEVSLLEENLWAVDVRPQEAMREYALMVLRFETLYKTVFENRVVRYFLRFIPSLQELVMLGKILYHLQEKLPDGRDRYETIVLDAPATGHAITFLNVPHVLLRTLPPGPMTREALKMRDLLVDPQVTAAVLVALPEELPVNEALELHSALRDQLRIRTHAAVLNATFTERFSEGDLEALSGHPELYQAAKAHHDRAAQAVLSGMKLERNLHVPVHPVPRLFVSSFGRAAIEQVMGHLEHLVTGTS; this is translated from the coding sequence ATGGCCGGCCTGCTCGACAAGCGCCTGTGGATCGTTTCCGGCAAGGGCGGCGTGGGCAAGAGCACCATCGCGGCCGCGCTGGCGCTGCGCTCGGCGCGCGCCGGCCGCCGCACCCTCGTGTGCGAGGTGAACACCCAGGAGCGCGTGAGCCGCTTCCTGGAGCGCCCGCCCGCGGGCCCCGAGGTTTCGCTGCTGGAGGAGAACCTCTGGGCGGTGGACGTGCGGCCCCAGGAGGCCATGCGCGAGTACGCGCTGATGGTCCTGCGCTTCGAGACGCTCTACAAGACGGTCTTCGAGAACCGCGTGGTGCGCTACTTCCTGCGCTTCATCCCCTCGCTGCAAGAGCTGGTGATGCTGGGGAAGATCCTCTACCACCTGCAGGAGAAGCTGCCGGACGGCAGGGACCGCTACGAGACGATCGTCCTGGACGCGCCGGCTACGGGCCACGCCATCACCTTCCTCAACGTGCCCCACGTGCTGCTGCGCACGCTGCCACCCGGCCCGATGACGCGCGAGGCGCTGAAGATGAGGGACCTGCTGGTGGATCCCCAGGTCACGGCGGCGGTGCTGGTGGCGCTGCCGGAGGAGCTGCCGGTAAACGAGGCGTTGGAGCTGCACTCGGCGCTGCGAGATCAGCTCCGCATCCGCACCCATGCGGCCGTGCTCAACGCGACGTTCACCGAGCGCTTCAGCGAGGGAGACCTGGAGGCGCTCTCCGGCCACCCGGAGCTGTACCAGGCGGCCAAGGCGCACCATGACCGCGCGGCCCAGGCGGTGCTCTCCGGCATGAAGCTCGAGCGCAACCTGCACGTACCCGTGCATCCGGTGCCGCGACTCTTCGTGTCCTCCTTCGGGCGGGCGGCCATCGAGCAGGTGATGGGACACCTCGAGCACCTCGTGACGGGAACCTCATGA